The following is a genomic window from Maylandia zebra isolate NMK-2024a unplaced genomic scaffold, Mzebra_GT3a scaffold20, whole genome shotgun sequence.
AACATActaccaaacaaaaatgtcacaaaaagcatattgataATTTTTCCCCGCGCACCATGTATAGCAGAATTGGTTCAGTTTGTTTAGATGTATCTGTCGGCAACCaatttaattagagcaggtagttgtactcccctctagtggaagataatgtaattgttctgcccATTACTCAAGCCGATTGCTTAgaccagcggtctccaaccttttttgcgccacggaccggtttatgcccgacaatattttcacggaccggcctttaaggtgtcgcggataaatacaacaaaataaaactagtaccggtaccgaaaaaaagaagatttattcataacacacgtgaaaagacccagggaaaccgagttaacgataaaaacgataacaaaataactctgacaaccgataaaaaccctgaaaactaaaCATTTCACGCCTGAGCCtctactctcgcggcccggtaccaaacgactcacggaccggtaccggtccgaggcccgggggttggggaccgctgggctTAGAGTACCAATTGGGTGGAATAAGAtaatcttccacggcacacctTTGTGCCgcggcacagtggttgggaaacatTGGTTTAAACGTTCCAGCTTGAGTCGCATCACTCTTTAAACTGTGGTTACCATGGTGTAGAGCATTGTGAAGACCTGCTGGTGGCTGCTCATATCAATCCCTCCGTACAGCCTCTCCATCTCCTCCATGTCCTCCGACAGAGAGTCTTCAAACACGTCACACTGGATGTTCAGGTCCTTGTCCTGCGTCTCCCTGCACACACAGGCAGGAAACTGATTGGAAACACGACTGATTATTGATTAATAACTGATGTAAGCAAAGTGAGAATGAAGCCAGTACCTGAGCCTGGGGAGCAGGTTCAGCAGCTGCAGACCTAAAAATCACAGACATATATATCACTTCTTATTTTGGTCAAGCAGCAGGACACACTCACACCATGACGACCTCTGAGGGTCTGACACTCGAGCCCTCAGCGAGACCTGACTCCAGGAAAGCCTCCGTACAGGGATGTGATGTCACACTGTGACAGATATCAAGCTCCTCCTACACATAACTCTGATAACAGtttaattcaactttatttatacatcgccaaatcacaacaacagtcacatcAAGGTCTTTCTGttgtgaggtaaagaccctacaacatGATGAAAGCAGTGATGTCAGCAATGACatcatgatgatgatgtcagGGGTGATGTCAGATTGGTGATAAACAGTTCGTTTTACCGATGAACTCCTGCCGCACCCGGTGCCTTCtcctcagctcctcctcctgcagcaCGAGGACGTTGACCATACTTAGCAGCGTCACCATGTAGAGGATGTTGTCGGTGGCGTGAAGCTCATTCATGATCACGCTGAAGCGATACTGCTGCTTCTTCAGGCTCTGAATACAGACGCAGGAAGTGACAGGTCAGAGGACGGACACGGTTCGTTTACACCTTCATTAAACACAACTTCCTGCTTCAGTCTGACTGAAGTGTGATGATTAAACACTCCTAATaactgtgtctgtgcgtgtgtgtgtacatgttatgtttagacatctttgtgaggacagaaaattggcatgccactatacttgtggggaccaacagccctTATGGGGACAAAGTGCCCATCCCCACAAGTTTGAAGACGTGtctgaggctcaaaatgtggttttagtgtcagggttacagttaggttatggttagggttaggcattcatttttgatggttagggtaagcaGCTAGGGAAAGGGttatgtcaatgagatgtcctcactaagataataaaacgagtgtgtgtgtgcacacgtgtGGTATCCCATGATTCCATGCTGTAAGTTCAGAGCCTGTGAGAACAGGCTGGGCGGGGACGATAAGATCTGCAGCGTCTGAGGTTCAGCTGTTTGTTATGGTGTATCTGCAGTTACGCCCTGATGGTACACAGACCACGTCGTCGTTGCTCTCACCTGGCAGCGAGGAGCTGTGGTGGAGCTTTGTGAGCTCTCTGCTGACTTAGGTAATCAGCCAGTGGCTTTCAGTTTGAGCTGTTCTGCTTGTCATGTTAGCCTTGAAACTAAGTGAAACTGACTCGCACTTCCTTTTGCTAACGTCCTGCCGATAAAGCTTTTCAAACCGACCCAAATGGCCTGCTCATGTCTCCCCATCCAGCTCATGCGACATCTGTTGGTTCGTCCATCAAGCAGGTAAACATGCCCCTCTAAACAAATGAAATCAGCCAAGAGAGCCTCTGAAAGTGACCTGGACCTACAGCAACATTTAACTGTTTATATGACTGAGCGCCAACTGTCCTGACTGCCATGTGAGGCAGAGTTCAGATTACTTAAACTGATCTCATGAAATCACAAATCACCTCAGAGGAGACCGAGaaggaagggaaaaaaggaagGACAGGAAGGAAataaggagagaggaggaagtggaCGAGGACATGAGCATACCTTGTAGTTGTCGAGTGCATCGAAGACGAGGTGGTGTCCCCGAGGGTCGAAGACGGCAAGAGCagccagcagctggaacagctgCATCTTCACCATGACATTGGACGTGTCGAGAGCTGAGGGCATATAGGAGGAGGTGGAGTTACCGCTTTCATAAGTAATGACTCTGAGTCGTCATCTTCACCTCACAGGTACACCGGCTACCTGCTTAGCTTAGGCTGGAACAGCCACCTGAGTCTACCTGTTGCTCAGGGTAGCGTGTAAATATGATTTTAAGGTGGTTTTAAGGCAGATCTGCTTCATTCTAACTTTCTGGTCCTCCACCCACCTTGAGCCAGCATCCTGATGTAGCCCTCGTTGTCCAGGATGAAATGCAGCCCTGCGGACGAGTTCATGATGGTCCGGACACAGCTGACGCAGGTgagctgcagcagagcatcGGCGATGTGGGCGCAGCCGCGGCCCGACAGAGCCTCCAGCGCCTCCAGCAGGAGGTCCAAACCCTGTAGTTCAAGGAACTGCACCATCCATGACTGATTACTCACCTCCAGCCGCCGCTGCAGACCCGAGTAGTTCACCACTGTGGGAACCTGGAGGGGCAGAGTGACCATCGGTCAGAGCTGTGAGACGCCCTCTCCTTCCCCTGCAGGACTCCTGAGGTTCTGCTTCTTTCCTACCTGCAGCAGTCGGATGCAGAGCTCGGGGTCAGCGTTCTCCAGATTGGCCTCCACCTTGCCGTCAGTGACTGTGGCGGGGCCTCTGGTCAACTGGTCCTTTACCGCCCCCCATTTGGTACTGGTTGCCATGATGACAGGCTAAAGGTTTTACCGATGTTTGAGCTGACGAGGGTTAAAACAGATACAGGTAATCAATCACAAACAATCAATGACATCATCATCTTTTTAACGTCCATGACAAGCAGACCTGACACAAGCGATGACATCACGCCCGTGTCAGCCTGCCTCGGGCTCACAGTTTCACATTCATTAACACATCTCTGAGTCACAAACTGAGCTCCTCCAGTGGACGCCTTTATCTGCTCAGGAGGTCAGAGTCCTTTACTGTGATTGGACTCCATTTGGCTTTAGTTGTGTCATAAATTATTATTTGAATTATGTTCCTGACTGACAGCTCGAGTACACTTCTGATGTGGACCAGTTTTAACTTGGTTTTATTCAGCTCCGAATCaaagctccaaatcacaacaacagtcaccttgaGATGCTGTACTGTCTTTGTACtctcaacaatcatatgagtAAGAAGTTTTGTGACAGTGGCAAGGAAAACctcaattttaacaggaagaaacctccagcagagccaggctcagacCAGTTTGGGAGagggaaggaagacaggacaaaggcaCTCTGTGGAATGCATGAATaacaagaaacagagaaaaagaagaagaatgcagTGAATCAGGCTGAAGGATCAGCTGATTAACAGACTGATAATAAAGCACATGATTGGCTCcagtaacagaaaaataaacacgaAGCGCTCACAGCTATCGTGGCTGTGATTTGGAAAGTGAATGAATCAGACTGAAGGCTACGTGAATCCTGCACTCAGTGTGTTGCAGAGTCTTCATCAGTGAAGAAGAGTGACTGCACGTCACAGCGTGGTGGGTGAAATATGTCAGCTATGTGGTATTTCTGGTATTCAGTGCGTGTGCATGTCCTGACAGCTGAGCACGCTCGCCACATTAACGCGCCGCTGTGAGAAAACCTGAACTTTAAACTTGAAAGGTGGAGTAGGTCAGTCACATGGTCAAAGGGTGTTTCCAGAGGCCTGGATTCAAATCTCCCCCGGGGCATTTGAATCCCCCCCCCATCCAGCCAGCCTTCCTGCGTCAGTAAAGCTTCAGAATATTAAACACAACCATGAAACTTTCAGACTCACTGCAACATGGTCCTAATAAAGTGAGCACTGACTGTGTAAACCAGCAGAAACACAGGCAGGAAATTCACCTGTAaaggtgtgtgtgggtgtgtgtgtgagtgaagacAGACTGACTGGGGGGAGAAATTCCTTCTCAGCAGATGAGCTCAGGATAAAGACTCTTCCTCTTTTTGGACAGATGCTTCATCGCTTGGTTAAACTGTGGCCTCCTCCTCACGCCCGGCAGCAGAACTTTAACCACGGAAACAAATGCTcctcatcagcagcagcaggtttcaGTCTTCAGAGAAGGACCGGCAAACAAACTCAGCACTAGTTGTTCCAGTA
Proteins encoded in this region:
- the LOC112432445 gene encoding inverted formin-2-like isoform X5, whose amino-acid sequence is MATSTKWGAVKDQLTRGPATVTDGKVEANLENADPELCIRLLQVPTVVNYSGLQRRLEVSNQSWMVQFLELQGLDLLLEALEALSGRGCAHIADALLQLTCVSCVRTIMNSSAGLHFILDNEGYIRMLAQALDTSNVMVKMQLFQLLAALAVFDPRGHHLVFDALDNYKSLKKQQYRFSVIMNELHATDNILYMVTLLSMVNVLVLQEEELRRRHRVRQEFIGLQLLNLLPRLRETQDKDLNIQCDVFEDSLSEDMEEMERLYGGIDMSSHQQVFTMLYTMVSSHPSSVQLLSILQALLLVGPDRAEVWCALELLMDRATLLAQDGRSRLDYQTVLPANQRHSPKMLRQPPLQQHCLRLFPLPMPPLFLLPYPVL